From the genome of Eublepharis macularius isolate TG4126 chromosome 4, MPM_Emac_v1.0, whole genome shotgun sequence:
TTCCTTTGCAGACACCTGGACTGCTTGCTTCATAAACAGGATTGGGAGTGGGTGGTGGGTGGCAGCAATCTCAGAGATTCTCTTCTTCCTCATCGCCAAAGATAAAATATCATGTCTTAAGAGCAGCCATTTGGCAATGCCTGCTTTCTCAGCCTCTTGTCCATGTTTCCAGCATCCCCTGCTTTGACCACATCCACCCAATTTTTCATGCTTGATAAGAATTATTGGTGGTTTATTTCTTTTGGCCAAGGTTGTTGAGGGATCAGCTTTGTCTTGTGTAAAATGCTTATGTTAAGTGCCTACTTCATACTGCCTTGCAGGGGAGCAATCTAGCTGGTGTCCAGGTTGAGTTCAGTTCTGTGTCTGTTCCTTCTGTAGGGCACTGAAACTAAATGTCATCTTTTCCTTCCCAGCCTCTGGAGCAGAACCTGTGCGAGACATCAGGTGTGAGTTCTGTGGTGAATATTTTGAGAACCGGAAGGGGCTGTCCAGCCATGCCAGGTCACATCTACGTCAGATGGGGGTAACTGAGTGGTATGTGAATGGCTCCCCCATTGACACACTCCGAGAAATCCTGAAACGACGGGCTCAGCCTCGGACCAGTACCTCTGGCTCCCCATCACAGGGTCAGAAACCCATTGCCCCATCTGTTCTTGGAGGCTCTCTAGAACCATGTGGCCCAGGGGAGAGTCATGTGCCTGCCATCCCTAAAAAGGCACATCAGCCAGGGAGTCCTATGGGGCAGTCTTctacctcttcccctcccccaactgcTAGAAAAATTTTCTCTGcgcttccctctccctctttgcACAAGAAACTGAAGCAAGACCATTTGCGAATGGAAAtcaagagggaaatgatgtcTGGGGGACTTCACAACGAGTCGCATCTATCAGACAGACCTTGGTCACCACGAGAGGAGATGTCCCCACTCAATCTCTGTAAGTGTTAGTCATGAAATCTTTGTACATAAAAATTGGAGATAGGCAGAAATGAAAAGTGAACAAGTGAGAAACTGGGAGACAGATCCATGGGATTTTTATCAGTTACTAGCTTGAcacccatgctttgctacggtatttaactagtgaacttttaggggaacactgggaggtgcattttacctcaggacacattcaatgactcccaatagcaactgaatactgtttagaatgtgctgggtgaggaccaatcaggacATATATGCAaatgtgttccaactgtctctgggggtgggatgaggtgtggaatgttgtgaaccccaatcagcccgcatatgcaaatgaccttgaaaggctggctcaatcagggaagagtggccaagctggcagtgggcgggggcacaagctggcagcagcctgccagccacacagaggaGCTgtgtccctttgggaaaacacattttacccctttttaccttagagggcaaatttcttaaaatctcttcttactgggtatttacatcatgaaaggaatgtcctccccaaatttcatgtttctagaggTGATGCCTGGTGGCTAGTAGTCAGGTCAGCTGAGTATCATTTTAACATCGTCTTGTGTTTGTGCAACCCATTCTGTGCTTGAGAGATGGGGGCCTTGTCACTTTGCTAAACTGGTTGCTTGTGAAATGGACAGAAACAAAATCTTAAGTATTTGACATCTTCCTAGTAAGAAACCCTAGTTTCTTAGTTGCCAAAATAAACACAAGTATTTAGGTGCAGTCATCTTCAAGTGCCCAGTTGTTCTTCAGCTAGTGGAGTGTTGAACAGAATGCAGACATGGAAAATACGGATTCAGAAACCTACTCAGCCCTGACGCTAGATGGGAGGTTTTAGAAAAGACATTATGTCAGatctaaatgaaataaatgcttcATAATTTTGTCTGCATTGGAAAATGTTGAAGTGAATAAGGGTATTTTGAAAGGTACCTGGCTTGCTGTTAATTTCTTGCTCTTGAGCCAGTCTCTGTGCTCTTTTATCTGTCCCTTGTAGCCTCTCGTGCTGATCCTGTGCGGGATATTCGTTGTGAGTTTTGTGGTGAGTTTTTTGAGAACCGAAAGGGGCTTTCCAGCCATGCCAGATCTCACTTGCGCCAGATGGGAGTAACTGAATGGTCAGTCAATGGCTCCCCCATTGATACACTCCGAGAAAttataaagaaaaagaacaaaccgTGCTTGATAAAGAAGGAGCCGACCACAATGAGCATTGAGCTTCCAAAGCCCATGGGGGAGGATGGAGCTGCTCCAAAGTCCCCTGGGAAAATGCTGCAGTCCATGTCTTTGTCCCCGCTGGGCGGGAGGACAGGAAAACCAAACCTTGGTCGGGAGATTTCCTTATCTCCACTCAAGTCACAGGAGGGCTTCTTGGCATCACTCTCCACTAAGCGCCCGCTGTCAGATGAGAGGCTGACTGGCTCCAGTGAAATGAAGCAGAAAACCTACATCCAGACTGAGTTGCCATTCAAAGCCAAGCATGTGCATGAAAAGCCCACTCATACATGTAAGTGCCTCCCCTAGAGGGAGGAGGGATATGGTTGGGATCTAGAAAGCTGCCTTAGTATTCTGTTGTGGGACCTTGTCTTGGGAACTTAAGCTTACTAGTGTGCCAGAGGTGGGTATGAAGTGGGATGGAAGATCCATCAGTATGCATAGGGACTTCAAAGAGCCAGTAGTGTGTTGTAGTCTTCAGAGAAGACCTTTGATACTGGTCAACATCTTGATTGATACAGGCCTTAACAACACTCCTCTGAGGGTGTGCTTAGCTAGCAACTGGCTAACATGTTGACTGTCCTCCTCCTGCTTTGTGTTGTTAAGTTCCATATGGCCTCTGGTTGATCATTTATTTCATTATCATTGCCACCGCCGGCaccagggtctctggcgcctgtggccaccCTCCTGCACGCGTGTGcgcccccagactgcgtgatgacatcaccacgtgatgacgtcatcacttagcaaagccgggcccattggccagtgggtcgctggggcggcgcacggaggctgcctgcgcttcgcacgccatcccagccgcctgccgtgcctggcctgtggctgctgcgcccatcTGGGGGGGTGTGGTAGCGGTGGTGCAAagttggccagctgcagcagctgcgggccaggcatgccccctccagcgccccccacggtgcccacctcactgcctcaatggtgttGCCAGCCCTGATCATTGCAGATCCAGGAATCATGCCTTCCAACCAGTTAGTGATACACTAATTGAAGATAGACATCTAGCCTATATGTGTGTGAAAGATTGTGGGGTTTTGTTTACTTGGCTTGTGAGCTGTGGATGAAGGGGGTTGAACGCAACATTTCAAGACGTTCCgtggttttttttccagactgtCCACCTCAGTTTCAAAGAATTGTTTTAGAAGTAGTGACGCAGAATGAATAATGTGGTGCCCTACTCTTGAACAGTTGCTGTTTAAATACTTTGCTGAGAACTTTGCTTAGTATAGCTGCTTGCCATTTCTGTTCCCAGCCAGTGAAGCCTGCTGTGAACTGTGTGGCCTCTACTTTGAGAACCGGAAGGCGCTAGCCAGCCATGCTCGTGCCCACCTCAGACAGTTTGGAGTGACTGAATGGTGTGTGAACGGCTCTCCAATTGAGACTCTGAGTGAGTGGATCAAGCATCGCCCCCAGAAAGCTGGAGCATATCGCAGCTACATCCAAGGTGGGCGGCCCTTTACCAAGAAGTTTCGCAATGCCTCTCATGCACGTGACAGTGATGCCTCTGGGAAGAGAGCTcccctgagcctgcaggcagGCAGCCCTTCACTGCTGAGCAGAAGTCTAGGTGGGGAGATGGTGCCCAGCGAGCCCAGCAAAGCTGTGGATACAAGCAGCGAAAGACCTGCAGTCACTTCGCCTCTATCGCTGGTAAAGATGGAGGAGCATCACCAACATAACATCAACAGTGAGTCATTGCTCCCAATTTGCCAGCACAGGTTCACGTAGAGGACAGGGCCCATCACAAAGCTTTCTGGACTCTCAGAGAAAGCCTGTTTGTAGAAGAGGCACTAGCTGCCTCAGAGAGCCCATCAGGAAGGCACAAATCTGATCTTCCACTGGCTGTGCCAGCAGAATCAAACAATTTGGCGAGTTCCAGCAAACTTATTTAATAGATTAATATGTTAAGATCTTAGCCATAGAGGGACATTCCTAGTCAGTGATAACTCTCTACAGTGGCTTAGACAAAGTTGTTCAGAAAATGGGGCATGGTTTTAAGACCTGCTTTTTGaggttgtgggtttttttttcactcCTGGCCTTTGTTGTAAGTAAAAATATAATTTTCAAAAATGGCTTTTCACCCCAAATCTTCCACTGCGGTGTGCTTGCTGCATCCCTCCATCCTGTTCTGAAAAGAGATTTCCCTTCTGTTCCTTAGAATTTGAACGGAGGCAGGCCAAGCCTTTTGAGACTCCTGCACCTCGAGAAGAGGAAGCCAACGACATGCAACAGAAGGCTGAAGAAGTCCGCCAGCCACCCCCCCGAGTGAGACCAGTGCCATCCTTGGTTCCTAGGCCACCACAGACTTCCTTGGTGAAGTTTGTGGGTAACATCTACACACTGAAGTGCAGGTATTCCCCTATCTTTCCTATTCCCTTGTCTGCAGTGAAATTGGAATAGCGGGTAGTGTTGGTAGCTAATACCATCCTTGATGTAATCTCAGACCCATTAGACGACAGCCCTTCTTGCTACAAGGCTCTCAAGGGCAGGACATGAGATGAACAGAACCTCAATTCCCCTTCTCATATGTACTTTTAGGGAGCTTAGTTTCACTGTCTGCTTTGACATGAGTAATGCTCCAAATTGCCTCCAGTTAACATTGTGTTCTGTTTTGCAGATTTTGTGAAGTGGAGTTCCAAGGGCCCCTCTCCATCCAAGAAGAGTGGGTGCGGCACCTTCAGCGCCACATCTTGGAAACCAACTTCTCCAAGGCAGATGCTTTGCGAAGTGGGACTGATGTGCCTGTGGCACCACCTGTAGCTGAGGCCCAGTAGCAGAGTTCTTAAGAAGCACCTGCATTCCAAGGGTTTCTCCCTTACCTTTCTGAATGAACAAAATCAATGGTTAACAAATGAGGATAAAGCAGTATTTAACTTCTGGGCTCCCCTGCTTCCCTGTAGGCCAGGTTTCTGCTGACCTACTTGGacttggggcagggggaaggatcCTAGAGTTTGAGCACTAAATAAACCATGCTGTTTTTGTGGAGATGCTCCTTACTGACAGCAGTGGTAATCCAGGCTGGAGTTTGCTTGTGTGCATTCTGTCTGCACGGAGGGAAGGTGTGGAACAAGGTAAAATGGGGATTTCCTAGTCCTTCCAATGAATGCAAATTTCGCCAAAGACTGTCTCGCATTGCAAGGAGGAAGCATGTACTTGCTCTGTTG
Proteins encoded in this window:
- the LOC129327452 gene encoding protein Wiz-like isoform X3 codes for the protein MASEEEDDMVTAEMGSPTLQKKSSLAGSLDQIPNRLGNSLSPEPSSNKADSQDSKTPNLTTCEVCGACFETRKGLSSHARSHLRQLGVAESESSGAPIDLLYELMKQKGKQDSGPVSPSLSKKSASPKEGTAGSSRPTLLPPSKATERPQEPPVNKAIKSPPGFSSKNVAQPGSPILKKVTPALPGSPPPKNPEDKSPKLPLSPLQSSPNAQWPQPEEEGPLNLTVDSDSGREIDCQLCGAWFETRKGLSSHARAHLRHLGVSDPDAKGSPIDVLNDLIKSEDFKGRLSSLLPSERESLGETGSSDGPSPKITATAAPATGMKQAHSPKSLGKQPSVLSPHTPPPSKKLKPHGHRLTAVASLQRKQGLSSSAYWASDAEMAPLNLSSGAEPVRDIRCEFCGEYFENRKGLSSHARSHLRQMGVTEWYVNGSPIDTLREILKRRAQPRTSTSGSPSQGQKPIAPSVLGGSLEPCGPGESHVPAIPKKAHQPGSPMGQSSTSSPPPTARKIFSALPSPSLHKKLKQDHLRMEIKREMMSGGLHNESHLSDRPWSPREEMSPLNLSSRADPVRDIRCEFCGEFFENRKGLSSHARSHLRQMGVTEWSVNGSPIDTLREIIKKKNKPCLIKKEPTTMSIELPKPMGEDGAAPKSPGKMLQSMSLSPLGGRTGKPNLGREISLSPLKSQEGFLASLSTKRPLSDERLTGSSEMKQKTYIQTELPFKAKHVHEKPTHTSSEACCELCGLYFENRKALASHARAHLRQFGVTEWCVNGSPIETLSEWIKHRPQKAGAYRSYIQGGRPFTKKFRNASHARDSDASGKRAPLSLQAGSPSLLSRSLGGEMVPSEPSKAVDTSSERPAVTSPLSLVKMEEHHQHNINKFERRQAKPFETPAPREEEANDMQQKAEEVRQPPPRVRPVPSLVPRPPQTSLVKFVGNIYTLKCRFCEVEFQGPLSIQEEWVRHLQRHILETNFSKADALRSGTDVPVAPPVAEAQ
- the LOC129327452 gene encoding protein Wiz-like isoform X2, translating into MAASTPSQPKATKAVAAPRPRDDEAGAGAPPEAVMASEEEDDMVTAEMGSPTLQKKSSLAGSLDQIPNRLGNSLSPEPSSNKADSQDSKTPNLTTCEVCGACFETRKGLSSHARSHLRQLGVAESESSGAPIDLLYELMKQKGKQDSGPVSPSLSKKSASPKEGTAGSSRPTLLPPSKATERPQEPPVNKAIKSPPGFSSKNVAQPGSPILKKVTPALPGSPPPKNPEDKSPKLPLSPLQSSPNAQWPQPEEEGPLNLTVDSDSGREIDCQLCGAWFETRKGLSSHARAHLRHLGVSDPDAKGSPIDVLNDLIKSEDFKGRLSSLLPSERESLGETGSSDGPSPKITATAAPATGMKQAHSPKSLGKQPSVLSPHTPPPSKKLKPHGHRLTAVASLQRKQGLSSSAYWASDAEMAPLNLSSGAEPVRDIRCEFCGEYFENRKGLSSHARSHLRQMGVTEWYVNGSPIDTLREILKRRAQPRTSTSGSPSQGQKPIAPSVLGGSLEPCGPGESHVPAIPKKAHQPGSPMGQSSTSSPPPTARKIFSALPSPSLHKKLKQDHLRMEIKREMMSGGLHNESHLSDRPWSPREEMSPLNLSSRADPVRDIRCEFCGEFFENRKGLSSHARSHLRQMGVTEWSVNGSPIDTLREIIKKKNKPCLIKKEPTTMSIELPKPMGEDGAAPKSPGKMLQSMSLSPLGGRTGKPNLGREISLSPLKSQEGFLASLSTKRPLSDERLTGSSEMKQKTYIQTELPFKAKHVHEKPTHTSSEACCELCGLYFENRKALASHARAHLRQFGVTEWCVNGSPIETLSEWIKHRPQKAGAYRSYIQGGRPFTKKFRNASHARDSDASGKRAPLSLQAGSPSLLSRSLGGEMVPSEPSKAVDTSSERPAVTSPLSLVKMEEHHQHNINKFERRQAKPFETPAPREEEANDMQQKAEEVRQPPPRVRPVPSLVPRPPQTSLVKFVGNIYTLKCRFCEVEFQGPLSIQEEWVRHLQRHILETNFSKADALRSGTDVPVAPPVAEAQ